The Rhizobium grahamii DNA window CGTTGGTCGCGGCGGACATGCGAGTGGAAAGCACCTTCAGCAACTCGTCGCCGACGGCGTGGCCAAAACTGTCGTTGACGTCCTTGAAGCGATCGAGATCGATGCAGATCGCCGCCACGCGGGTCTGTGTGGTTTCCGCGCGAGCAAGCACGGCATCCAGGCGCTCTTCGAAATGAGCCCGGTTTGGGAGGCCCGTCAGGGAATCGTGGCTCGCCAGATGGTTGATCTTCGATTCCGATTGGACCCGCTCGGTGATGTCTTCGATTGTCGAAACCCAGGATCCGTCGCCGATCGGTCGATGAATCGTGCGAACGGTGGTGCCGTTCTTCAGTTGTCTGGTGAGTTCGCCGCCGTCTCTATTGGTAAACAGCGAGCGGTTTTGCGCGTAGAAGCTTTCGACTTCCGCGATGGTTTCGAGGCCATGGCATGCGCGGTATTCGCAAAGTTCGCGGAAGGACTTTCCGACCAGTGGCGTGCCTTCGGGATGTCGAAGATCTCGAGGAGGCGCTTGTTGTGGAGGACAAGCCGTTCTTCGGTATCATAGAGGCATATGCCATTCGCCATGTTGGCGAGCGCGAGCGACAGGTTGTCCGATGCCGCCTTGAGACGTGCGGCAGCTTCCATCTGCTCGGTGCGGTCGCGCGTTATCTTCGCAAAGCCGATATGGCCCTTCCGCTCGTCGTAGATCGCGTCGATGACGACATGCGCCCAGAAGCGGCTTCCGTCCTTTCGAAGACGCCACCCTCCGACTCAAACTTACCGTCCCGTAGCGCCGTTTCGAGGCCACGCTCGGGCAGACCGGCCACGCGGTCCTCATGTGGATAGAACTCTGAGAAGTGCTTTCCGACGATTTCGGAAGCTACGTAGCCCTTGGCACGCTGAGCGCCTGCGTTCCAGTTGGCAACGCGACCGTCACGGTCGAGCATGTAGATCGCGTAGTCGGTGACGCCCTGGACGAGCAGCCGGAAACTCTTCTCTCCGGCAGCCACGGCCTTTTCGATCGGATCGCAAAGAGCGCTGCCGTAAGGCCGGCTGCGAGCAGCGAGAGGGAGACGGTGGCAATCGTGACGATCA harbors:
- a CDS encoding MHYT domain-containing protein codes for the protein MAATTAATACATFLGQRAYVAAGLLFGLGISSMHFTGMAAIEFPGDIAFDRTLVICAIVIAVALAIPAFHLACGRAETDGAHHPKRRADARHCPHALYCNGRGDSRARPCRGLPGVRPVADHHDRHDCHRLPLAARSRPYGSALCDPIEKAVAAGEKSFRLLVQGVTDYAIYMLDRDGRVANWNAGAQRAKGYVASEIVGKHFSEFYPHEDRVAGLPERGLETALRDGKFESEGGVFERTEAASGRMSSSTRSTTSGRAISALRR